The genomic region TGTGATCTCCAGGGCCCGGGGACCGACTCCTCGGGCCTTGTTGCATCCGGCTCGGCACGCGCAGGTGCCGCCGGTTCCCCGACCCGTCCTCGGGCGGACACGAGAACCCCGATGTCGTCGACCGGACCCACCGGAGGCCGTCATCGTCGAACGACAGGAGCATCCCATGTCCCATGCATCTTCCGCGGTCCGCGTCCACGACGTGGCCGTCGCCACAGCCGCGTCCGATACGTGGCTCCGAACCCTGGTCGCCGATCGCCTCGGCATCGACGAGGAGGCGGTCAGCCCCGCCGTCTCGCTGCGCGACGACCTCGCCGCCGATTCCCTCGACTTCGCCGACCTCGCCGCGGCGATGGAAGCCGACCTCGGCATCACCGTACCCGTCGCGCTCTTGGCGCGGGTGCGCACGTACGGCGACCTCCTTCTCGTCGCCGAGACGCTCGTGACCGAGCGCGCCCGTCGCGCGCGCGACGGCGTCGCGCTGTTGCGCGCGAGACTCTCGTCGCCGTCGCGCGCTCCCGCGGCGGTCCTGGAGCGCGTCTTCTGGCTCGACCCCTACGCGGTCGAGGTCCTCGCCGAGGACGCCGAGCGTGCCGAGCCGGGCACGCGCCTGGAGGTGATGGTGGCGCTCAGCACGCCCGCCGCCGTGATCGCGCGCATCCGGGCACGTCTCGCACGCGTGGAGCGACGGGGCGTCGCGGTCGACATCCGGCGCGACTGGCGCACCGCCTGAGGGAGGATGGCGATGCGCTACGCAACCAATTTGCGCTCGGCCGAGGCCGCACGCGAGACCTTCGTCTGCCGCGGCGAGCGCCGTCTGATGCTCGCCGTGCTCGAGGACGCGCTCCGTTCGATCCTCAGGATCGGCCGCGGTCCCTGGGCCGCGGCACACGTGCGCGAGGAGATCGACTGGCTCGTCGCTTCCGGGCGGGCCGACCCGTTCGCCTTCGAGAGCATCTGCGACGCCCTCGACATCGACCCCGGGTGGCTGCGGCGCCGTGTGCTCGACGCGGT from Candidatus Eisenbacteria bacterium harbors:
- a CDS encoding phosphopantetheine-binding protein, encoding MSHASSAVRVHDVAVATAASDTWLRTLVADRLGIDEEAVSPAVSLRDDLAADSLDFADLAAAMEADLGITVPVALLARVRTYGDLLLVAETLVTERARRARDGVALLRARLSSPSRAPAAVLERVFWLDPYAVEVLAEDAERAEPGTRLEVMVALSTPAAVIARIRARLARVERRGVAVDIRRDWRTA